DNA sequence from the Blastocatellia bacterium genome:
GGCCGTCGGGCGAGATGCGCGGGCCGCCGGCGCTCTTGATGTTGAGCGACTGTTCGATGGTTGGCGTTTTGCCCGATTGCGCGAGCGCGAATGTAGCAAGAGATAAAATCAGTAAAGTGAGGGGCACGAGTCTTCTCATCAAAGCGTCCTCTCTAACTTGGAGATTGTTCATCCACTGCCAGGATACACGCGCAGTTTATCACAGACGGCCCGCGCGCGCAGCAGGTCGGTTTGACCGCGCGGCACTGGCAATGCGACCATGAATTGTGGGCGGCTTGCAACATTGGACGGGCGAGGGAACGGAATGGACATAGATCGCAATCAAACCCAGACAAGCGATGACGATACGGCCACGGTAGATCAGGTTGAAGAGCGTGTGCAGGCCGAGATGAAGCGGCTGGAAGGTAGCGCCAAAGAACGCGCCGGACAGGGGATGCAGAATTCCGAGCTTGAGCGCGAAGGCCGCAAGCTGAAGGAAGAAGGCGAAAGCGAGTTAAGCGAACAGGATTCGCTGCAATAATCATTAAGCCGCGCGGCGCGCCGCTAATCGAGCGAATCCAGGGCCTCTTGAATCTCGCCGCGGGTGCGGCGGTCGCCGGCTTTCGTGGCCACATCAAGGCCCGTGCGGTACACCTCGCGGGCCTCTGTCATCTCTCCCGCCTGCGCCAGCAGCCGTCCGAGATGATAGTAAGCGGCGACGTAATTGGCATCCCGCTCGATGACGGCGCGCAGCTCAGGGATGGCTTCCGCGGCGCGCTGCTCTTTTTCCAGCTCAAGCGCCAGCGCGTAGCGCGAGAAGACGTCCGCCGGGTCGGCGGCTAAAAACTCTTCGAGCATTTCCCTGCGACTCTTCATCGTTCGAGATTACCGGGCAGAAACGAAAGTAGCGCAAGCCACAAAGCTTGCGCCCTCTCTCTGCCTCTGTCGCTGGCCGCCGCGCTGATCGTTTCAACGGCGGTCGCCGCGCGCCGCCTGATGATAGAAGGCAACGATCAGCACGCCGAGCGCCGCCACATACAACCAGACCAGTAACGAAATAATCGTC
Encoded proteins:
- a CDS encoding tetratricopeptide repeat protein, with product MKSRREMLEEFLAADPADVFSRYALALELEKEQRAAEAIPELRAVIERDANYVAAYYHLGRLLAQAGEMTEAREVYRTGLDVATKAGDRRTRGEIQEALDSLD